The window AGTCGGCATCGTCTACTCCGACGGCGGGCTCGGGGACAACTCGTTCAACGACGCGGCCCAGCAGGGGCTCTTGCAGGCCGAAGAGGAGTTCGGAATCGAGTACAACGAGGCCGAACCGGACGGCGCGGGCGAGTTCGCGCGGTTCCAACAGCGGTACGCGAGTTCGACCGACCCGGCGTACGACCTCGTCTCCTGTATCGGGTTCAACCAGGGCGACGCGCTCTCCGAGACCGCCCCGCAGTACCCCGATCAGGACTTCATGGTCGTCGACACCACGGTAGACGAGTCGAACGTCGCGAGCTACCTGTTCCGCGAGGAGGAGGGATCGTTCCTGATGGGCGTCCTCGCCGCACGTCTGACGGAGACGGATTTCGCCGCGGGCGAAGGCGCAACCAACCCAGACTCGACGAACGTCGGATTCGTCGGGGGCATCGACAGCCCCGTCATCCGCCGGTTCCAAGCCGGCTTCGAGGCGGGAGTCGACTACGCGTCGGACGACGTCGACGTCACCACGAGCTACGTCGGCAGCTACGCCGACCCCTCGGGCGGACAGGAGGCGGCGCTCTCGATGTACCAGAGCGGTGCCGACATCGTCTACCACGCCGCCGGTGCGACAGGCGTCGGCGTCTTCCAAGCCGCCCAAGCGGAGGGGCGGTTCGCGTTCGGAGTCGACCAAGACCAGTCGATCACCGAGGAGTCGTTCGCAGACGTGATCCTCGCGTCGATGGTGAAACGCGTCGACACCGCGGTCTACGAGTCGATCGCGAACGTCATCGACGACGAGCATCAGGGCGGTGAGACCGTCGCGCTCGGACTGGAGTCTAACGGCGTCGAGTGCGTATACGGGAACGAGATCGGCGATCAGGTGCCGGACGAGATCGTCACGGCGGTCGCCGACGCCCGCGAGGAGATCATCGCCGGGAACATCGACGTCCCGGACACGACCGACGGGAACTGAGCCGTTCGGTCGCCGTCGGTTGAATCGCCGCGACACCGATCGACCGATCGTGGCCGTGGGCCGTGAGTACCGTCACAGCCGCTGAGGCGGGCGGCTGCAGGTGAGTGCTCGCTGCCGCCGTCACGGCATCACTTGTTCCGGCCGTGTACGTAGGTCTGGTCGTGGTCCGGAAACACCTCGTCGACCGCCTGCTCTCCGTTCTCGTCGGCGATGAGCGTCCGGAGTTCGTCCTCGTAGTCGGCTTTGGGCACCTCCTCGCTCGGTCCCTGCTGGACGTCGAAGGTCGCCTCGACGAGGCGGTCGACGGCGTGACGACCGAACCCGGACAGCGGTGAGATGTAGTCGACGCCGTGGCGGTCCTCCAAGCTCTGCGCCTGTGCGCGCGAGACCGTCGGCACGCGGTCGTCTCGGCGCGTGCCGTCGGCGACGGCGTCGACGTCTCGGGTCGCGACCACCTCCAGCGCGTGTTCGTGCACGCGCTGGATTCCGTTGCGGGGGTATCCGTCCGCAATCATCCGCTCTGCGGCCGCCGCGGCCACCTCGTCGTCGAGGTCGACCCGCTCGAACGCGTAGCCGAGTTCTGCGGCCGCGCGCTCGGCGTGCTCCCAGTCGTCGGTGAGGCCGAAACTGCCGGTGACACACCGCACGTCGTAGAATCGATCGAGCAGGTGAGCGGCGAGCGACGAGTCTTTCCCCCCGCTGTACAGCAGCGCGAGCTCCATCTATCGCCGCCGGATGTCGAAGCTCTGCTGGTCGGGCTGGAGTTCCTTCAAGAGGTCGCGCATCTGGTCTTCGTCGATGCGTCCCTGGATGCGGCCGCTCTGTGCGAGCGCGGCGACCTGCTGTTTCACCTTCTCGCCGAACTCCGGTTTGGACATCTCGACCGCGTTGAGTCGCTGGCGCGCGCCGTCTGTCAGGTACTGTTTGAGCACCGCCTCCTGTTGTGCATCCGCGCGCTCTTGGGCTTCCTTTTGGGCTTCGGGGTCCGTGCCGCCCTGCTGTTTCCGCTCGCGAAGCTCTTCCATTTTCTCCTCGCGAAGTTCCTGTAGCCGCTCGTCGTCGGGGTTCTCGCTCATACTCGCCCGTTCACGGTCCGCGCGAAAAACGATTTCGGAGGGATCGGCGTCGGCGGCGCTGGAAGACGGGCACGCGGTCGGCGGCCGCGATCCGTTCGGCACTGCTCGGCGGCTCCGGTCCGCGCCGCTTAAACGGCTCCTCGGTGTATCTCGCGGCAATGAGCGAATCGCGGGAGTTCTGTCCGCGCTGCGGTGACGCGGTCGCCGAGCGGCGAGAACCGCTGCCGGGCGATCCGGGGGGGCGGGACGCGCTGTTGTGTGACGACTGCTACTTCGAGGACTTCGACCTCGTCGACGCCCCGGACCGGATCGAGGTGCTCGTCTGTTCCGGGTGCGGAGCGGTGCGACGCGGCGAGTCGTGGCGAGACGTGGGCGCGCGCGACTACACCGACGTCGCCGTCGACGAGGTCGCGGAACGGCTCGGCGTGCACGTCGACGCAGAAGAGGTGGAGTGGGGGGTAGAGCCCGAGCAGGTCGACGAGAACACCATCCGGATGCACTGTCAGTTCTCCGGGGTCGTCCGCGGAACGCTCCGCTCGGCGGAGGTCACCGTTCCGGTCAAGATATCTCGGGGCACCTGCGACCGGTGCGGACGCATCGCCGGCGGCTACTACGCCGGCATCGTCCAGATCCGCGCGGACGAGCGCGACCTGACGCCGGAGGAGCGCGCGGAGGCGCTGTCGATCGCGGAGTCGTACGTCGCGAAACAAGAGGCCGACGGCGACCGCGAGGCGTTCATCACCGAGGTGAACGAGACCGACGACGGCCCCGACGTGAAGCTCTCGTCGAACCGGCTCGCCCAGAACGTCGCCACGCGGATCACGGACCGGCTCGGCGGCAGCTTCGAATCGTACCCCACGCTCGTCACCGAGGACAGCGACGGCAACGAGGTGTACCGCGTGACGTTCGCAGTCCGCCTCCCGCGATACGCCGAAGGAGAGATACTCGACCCCGAGGACGGTGACGGCCCCGTCCTCGTCACGAGCGTGTCGGGCCGGCTCCAGGGAGTCCGGCTCGCGACCGGGGAGGCGTACACCTCCGAGTTCGAGGACGCAGAGGCACCCGACGCGACGCGGCTCGGAACCCGAGACGACGCCACGGAGACGACCGTGGTGACCGTCGAAGACGAGAACGCGATCCAGGTGCTCGATCCGACCACCTACGAGGCGAAGACGGTCCCGAATCCCGAGTTCGTCGACGACGACGCGGACACCGTCCTCGCATTCGAACACGGCGGGACAGTCCACCTGGTCCCCGAGGCGTAGAAGAGCACAATTCCGTCGGCGTGAGCGCTGACTGAAACGATCTGAGCGGAGTGAAGAGGCAGAGGGGAGCGAAGAGGCGGAGGAAAGCGAGAGATGGAGCGTCGATCAGTCCGCGTGGACCGGCTGTTCCTCACCGAGTGCGGCGGCACGCTCCGAGTCGGGGACGTCGATGCCGCGGCGCTCTAACTGATCGATGAACTCCGACTCGCCGAGACCAGCCTGCGCGGCCGCCTGCGAGAGTGTCAGCGTCCGCGCTCCATACAGCGTCAGCGCACTCGACAGCCCGTGTGTGACCATACCTCCAGTAGGGGCATGAGGGATTATGAAGGTTACTACTTCATTGATGGCCCTGATACACCTTATACGATATATATTGACGATCGATCAGTAGCGTGTGGTATAACCACTATCGAACCACACGCGATCAGCGATTTCCCCGCGGGGTCTCGAAGCGACCCCGCAGGAATTATCAGCGTCTGCGACGGAGCAGGCACATGGAGAGACAACAGCTCATCGCGCTGTTCTTCGCGTTCCTCATGATGAGCTCGATGGTCGCGTGGGGCATCTCACTGCTCTAAGACGTCCGTCCCCCGTGATGCGGGCGATCGAAGCGGGGGGAGACAGCGTCAGCCGTCGCCCCAAACGTCGGAGAGCGGGTGATTCCGCCGGCGCTCGGCGTCGGTCTCCGACCGAGTCGTACCGCTTCCACCGGCGTCGTCGCTTCCGGCGTTGCCGCCCTCGCCGCTTTCCGACCGTGACTTCGACGCACCGGCGCGTCCCGCGTCGCGAGTCCGACCGCGCGCGGCGTCGTCCGTCGGGCGGCCGCCCCCTCCGCGCCGCCGGCCCGCACCGGCCGGTCCCGACGGGTCGGCGTCGATCCCGGCGAGGGCGGCCGCCGGATCGAACTCGGGCAGCGACGGGGTCGTCATCGCGTCGATCTGATCGCGGAACCACGGCGGGGTGTCCGCTTCGGCGCGGTCGAAGAGATCCAGAAGCGAGTCGTCCGCGAGGTAGGTCACACCGTGGTCGTCTGGCGCGCGCACGACGCGCCCGCACGCCTGTATCACGGTCCGAAGCGCGGTCCGGTGGTACCACGCCCACTGTCCGTCTGCCAGTCGGCGAGCGACCCGCGAGTCGTTGGTGTTGCGGTAGGGCGCTTTACACACCACCTGCCAGCGGCACAGGTCGTCGCGGAGGTCGAGCGCTTCCTCCATCTTCACCGAGACGAACACCGACGGCTTATCGCTCGCCCGCCACGCCGCAAGCTCCGCGTCGCGGTCGTCGCGTCCGTGCCGGCGCACCCGCGCCGCGACGCCGAACTCACCCAGCAGCTCGGTGAGCCGGCCGGCGATGTCGTACGAATGCGCGTGGATGAGCCCTTTCTCGTCGGGGTGGTTCGCCATCAGGCGCACGATCAGTCGGGCGATCTTCGGCACCGTCTCGTCGCGGTGCTCGTAGGTCATCGACCCCTGCGTCACGTCGTAAAGCGGTCGGTTCTCCAGCGGGAACGTGTGGTCGACGTCGACGAGGGCGACGTTTCCGGGATCGAGACCGACGCCCCGACAGAACGCCTCCTTCGAGAGGATGGTCGCGGACAGTAAGGCGAATTTGTTCCCGCGGTCCCACACGGTGTGTCTGAGGTACCGCGCCGGATCGAGGGGTTTGATCGCTATCGCCGACCCCTCGCCGCCCGGCTGGTCGACGACCCACGTCGTCGGCGACTCCGGGTCCCGGTAGTCCTCCAAGAACCAGCCGAGTTCGCTTGCGAGCTCCTGAAGCCGGTCTCGGCGCGCGACCTCCTCGCGGTCGAGTTCGGGCCGGCCGGTCAGCTCGTCTTTCGCGTGGGTCGCGACATCGAGAAGCGACTCGACGAAGCGCGCGGTGCGGTCGAGCGCGTCTTCTTCCGGGGCGACGTCGGCCTCCACGTCGGGGACGCCGACCTCGTCCCACACCGGGACGCGGCTCGGCGAGAGGTCGATCGTCGCGTACATCTCCGCCCACTCCGCGAGCCCGTGGGCCTCGTCGATCACGACGACGTCGCGCTTGCGGAACACCTCCGAACCGGCAGTCCGCATGAAGTAGGCTAACGTCATTGCGGCGTATCGGTTTCCGGAGGCGATGGCGCGGTCGGAGAAGTACGGACAGCGGTGTTTCACCGAGCAGTCGAACCCCCGCTGGCGGACGCAGGGGGCGCGGTTGACCGGCGTGTCGTGCTCGCCGGGGAGGATGCAGTCGTAGTTCGATTTCCCCCGAATGACCGCCAGGTCGTCGAGGAGGTCGTCGGCCTCCACGTCGTCGATCTGCGACACCTGCGGCGTCGTGTAGTACGCGCCGGTCGCCTCGCTCGGCGACGTCTCCTCGACGGTGTCGGCCGCGCCCATGATGGCGCGCGCGAGAAGCGACTTGCCGCTGCCGGTCGGCGCGCGCACCAACACGACGTCGTTGCCGCCCGCGAACGCGTCGCGGATGTCCGCGAGCGCCTGTCGTTGCGCGCCGCGGAAGCTCGGCGCGGGGAACTCGGCGGGGATCCGATCGGGGTCCACGGATGTCTCTGACGCGCTCGCCGAGTTAAACGCTCGTTTCCTCGCCGGCGATCACCGACCGAACGCGCCGAGACTCGACTGCAGTTCGCGTGCGGGCACGTCTTCGGTAAGTTCGTAGCCGACGAGGTCGCGCGCGTCCACCGCGTACGTCGAGCCACCCCGGTCGATTACGAGCACCCGGCCCTTCCAGCCGCGGACGGTTCCGGCCGCCATCGTCTCGGCGACCGGCCGTTCGTCGAGGTCGAGCCCGTAGTCGAACGCGAACCGCTCGATGGGATCGAAGCCGTCGAGTACGGTCTCCCACGCCGTCGCGTCGACGTCGCGTCCGAGTCCGTCGACCTTCGTCGGGACGCGAACCCGGTCGACGAGGCCGTCGCGGGTCGCCAGTTCGGCCTCAACCTCGCGGGCGACCCGCCCGTCCGGAAACGTTCTGACGTGAGCGGCTCGGTCCGCGCCCTGCTCGCGGAGCCGCGTCTCCAGCCGCCACAGCCGCGTGACGCCCACTTTCAACACGTCCGGTGCGAACGCCGCGAGGTACATCGCGTGCTCCTCGTGACAGTCCATCTCGTCTTTGAGACACGTTCCCGTACAGCGTGCGCACACCCAGACGTGGCTGTGGTCCTCACAGTAGGGAGCGTCGGCGGCGTCGCAGGCGATGTGGTCCCCCTCGTGGACCGTCCCGGCACAGCGCCGGTCGCCGAGACCGAACGCGAGGTCGTCGCCGGCGTCGGCCGACACGAGTTCGACCGCGCCGCCGCTTTCGACGTAGAGCCCCTCGCCCGTCTCGTAGCCGACGACCTGCACGACGCGTTCTAGGCGGAGCCGCGACTTATGCGCGTCGTCTACGCCGGTCCGAGGCGACGAGCGAGTCGGCGAGCGGCCGGCGAGCGGCCAGCGAGCGGTCGGCCAGTCGGTCAGTCCCCGCCGTGAACCGCGCCCTCGACGGCCGCTTCGAGCCGGTCGCGGGTCCGGTGGCTCGCTTCGGCGTCGACGCGAACCTCGATCAGGTGCGATCCGTCCGCGTCGCGGGCCGCCGCGTACGCTGCAGAGAGGTCCGCGGCGGCCGACTCGGGGTCACTCTCGGTGCGTTCGTCCGGCCGCGCCTCGACCCGAGCGTACGAGAGTCCGTGGAGGTCGGTGAGCGGCTCGAAGTCCATCCCGTGCGGCGTCTTGAACTGCGCCGTGAACGGCGGGTCGAACGACTCTATCGGGAGAATGTGGAAGATCCCGCCGCCGTCGTTGTTGACCAGCACGACGGTCACGTCGACATCGCAGCGGTCGATCGCGAGGAGGCCGTTCGCGTCGTGATACAGCCCGAGATCACCGACGACGAGCGTGAGATCGTCCGTCGTCGCGGATCCCGCCCCCAGCGCGGCCGAGACGATCCCGTCGATGCCGGAGACGCCGCGGTTCCCGAGCGCGGTCACGCTCGCCGTCGACGGGCCGACGAACCGGTCGAGATCGCGGACCGGCATCGAGTTCGAGACGAAGAGCGTCGCCGGGTCTGGGAGGCCGTCGGCGACGACGCGCAACACATCTCCCTCGTGGAAGGCGGGAGCGTCGTCGTCGACTCCCTCGACTGAGCCGTCGGACGACCCGCGGCCCGCGCCGTCGACCGCGCCATCGTCCGCCGCGCGGTCGGCGTCGCGCTCGCGGGCGTGGACCGCCAGCGCCGCGCGGTCCGCCTCCTCCCACTGTGCGCGCCACCCCGGGGCGGCGTCTCCCCCACTCGCGGTCCGCGAGAGCCGGGCACAGAGGCGGTTCGGCTCCGCGACCACGAGGTCGGTCGCGGCGAACTCGGCCTCGCGCCAGCGACCGGCGGGATCGACCTGATACTGGTCGGCACCGGTCGCAGCGAGGTACTTCCGGAGGCGCTTCGAGGTGGGCGACGCGCCGAGCCGCACGACGAGGTCGGGGTCGTCCCAGTCGGCGGCGGCCGCCGAGCCGCCGTCGCCGGCGAGGGCCGCAGAGAGGTACGCGTCGTACGCCCCGATCACGGGCGCGACGCGCGTGTGTCCGCCGAACCGGACCCCGGAGAGGGGGTCGGCCACGATCGGAAATCCGGTCACGTGCGACAGCGCCGTCACCGCCTCGGCGTCGAGGCCGGGCGGGTCGGCCGGCCCCGCGACGATCAGTCCGCGGTCCGCGGCGGAGAGGGCTCGTGCGAGCCGACGGAGTTCGTCGTCGCCGGGCTCCGGCGCGCCGGGCGTCACGTCGACGTACGGCCCCTCGCGACCCGACGCTGCGACGGGGTCGAGGTCGTCGGGCACGTCGCCGTCGACCGGCGTCGGTTCCAGCGGTTTCGCGAACGGGACGTTGAGGTGGACCGGGCCGGCGTCGGCCCCCTCGGCGGCTGCGACGGCGCGGACGACGGTCGTCCGGAGCGAGCGGAGCGCGCGGTCGGTCGCGGCGGGCTCGGGTAGGTCCTTGTAGTACCGGACGGCGTCGCCGTATAGCTTCTCTTGGTCCGCCGTCTGATTTGCCCCCGAGTCGCGCAGTTCGGGCGGGCGGTCCGCGGTGAGCGCGAGCAGCGGGACGCGGGCGTTGTCGGCCTCCATCACGGCCGGGTGATAGTTCGCGGCGGCCGTGCCCGAGGTGCAAATAAGCGGCGTCACCTCTCCAGTCCGTCGGGCGCGACCCAAAGCGAAGTAGGCGGCCGAGCGCTCGTCCAACTGCGAGAAGACGTGGAGGTCGTCGGCGCGAGCGGCGGCGGTTGTCAGCGGGGTCGACCGACTCCCGGGCGAGACGACGACGGCGCCGACGCCCGCGGCGACAAGCTCGTTCACGAGGGCGCGAGCCCACAGCGTGTTCCGGTTCGGCGCGGTCATGACGCCCACTTCGACGTCGCGATGTAAATACTCCGGCGAGTCGTCGGCGTCCGGTTCTGCAACGCTTATGCCCGCCGACCGACTTCGATCGGTCATGAGCGACGACGACGCAGTCGACGTCGAGGTCGAATCTTCGGACGGCCCCGAGACCGACGCGTCCGCGGCGACCACTGACGAGTCGCGAGACGCGGCGAGAGCGAACGGGACGGCCGCGGCGACGGCCGGCGACCCGAGCGAAGACGCGGCCGACGTCGAGGGGGAGTCACTCGTCGACGCGGTCGCCGAGCACGACGCGGACCTCGCCGCCGAGGTCGCCGCGTTAGAGGACGAACTGGCCGAGGCCCGGGCGGAGCTGCTCGAAAGAGACGAGGAGATAGACGAGCTGACGAGCAAGCTCGCGCGTGTCCGCGCCGACTTCAGCAACTACAAGCAGCGCGCCAAACAGAAACAGGAGGACATCCGCGAGCGCGCCTCCGAGTCGCTCGTCGAGCGGATCACCCCGGTCCGCAACGACCTGCTTCGCGCCCTCGATCAGGAGGAGGGAAGCGACCTCCGTCCCGGCGTCGAGTCCACGCTAGAAAAGTTCGACGAGGTGCTCGCGGACGAGGGCGTCGAGCCCATCGAACCCGATCCCGGTTCCGACGTCGACCCCGCCCGGCATCAGGTGATGCTCCGCGTCGAGAGCGACCAGCCGGACGGAACGGTCCACGAGGTGTACGAGCCCGGCTACGAGATGGGCGACCGCGTCGTCAGCGAGGCGAAGGTCACGGTCAGCGCCGACGAGGAGTAGGCCGGTCTCGGTTT is drawn from Halorubrum sp. BV1 and contains these coding sequences:
- a CDS encoding BMP family protein, which gives rise to MDSEIDRRRLLKAASAAGLIGLAGCSGGPSGDGADGSDSEDGADGNDGSDGSDGDGVDGADDVPARVGIVYSDGGLGDNSFNDAAQQGLLQAEEEFGIEYNEAEPDGAGEFARFQQRYASSTDPAYDLVSCIGFNQGDALSETAPQYPDQDFMVVDTTVDESNVASYLFREEEGSFLMGVLAARLTETDFAAGEGATNPDSTNVGFVGGIDSPVIRRFQAGFEAGVDYASDDVDVTTSYVGSYADPSGGQEAALSMYQSGADIVYHAAGATGVGVFQAAQAEGRFAFGVDQDQSITEESFADVILASMVKRVDTAVYESIANVIDDEHQGGETVALGLESNGVECVYGNEIGDQVPDEIVTAVADAREEIIAGNIDVPDTTDGN
- a CDS encoding asparagine synthase-related protein, with protein sequence MELALLYSGGKDSSLAAHLLDRFYDVRCVTGSFGLTDDWEHAERAAAELGYAFERVDLDDEVAAAAAERMIADGYPRNGIQRVHEHALEVVATRDVDAVADGTRRDDRVPTVSRAQAQSLEDRHGVDYISPLSGFGRHAVDRLVEATFDVQQGPSEEVPKADYEDELRTLIADENGEQAVDEVFPDHDQTYVHGRNK
- a CDS encoding DNA-binding protein, whose product is MSENPDDERLQELREEKMEELRERKQQGGTDPEAQKEAQERADAQQEAVLKQYLTDGARQRLNAVEMSKPEFGEKVKQQVAALAQSGRIQGRIDEDQMRDLLKELQPDQQSFDIRRR
- a CDS encoding 60S ribosomal export protein NMD3; this encodes MSESREFCPRCGDAVAERREPLPGDPGGRDALLCDDCYFEDFDLVDAPDRIEVLVCSGCGAVRRGESWRDVGARDYTDVAVDEVAERLGVHVDAEEVEWGVEPEQVDENTIRMHCQFSGVVRGTLRSAEVTVPVKISRGTCDRCGRIAGGYYAGIVQIRADERDLTPEERAEALSIAESYVAKQEADGDREAFITEVNETDDGPDVKLSSNRLAQNVATRITDRLGGSFESYPTLVTEDSDGNEVYRVTFAVRLPRYAEGEILDPEDGDGPVLVTSVSGRLQGVRLATGEAYTSEFEDAEAPDATRLGTRDDATETTVVTVEDENAIQVLDPTTYEAKTVPNPEFVDDDADTVLAFEHGGTVHLVPEA
- a CDS encoding UPF0175 family protein; its protein translation is MVTHGLSSALTLYGARTLTLSQAAAQAGLGESEFIDQLERRGIDVPDSERAAALGEEQPVHAD
- a CDS encoding helicase C-terminal domain-containing protein, whose translation is MDPDRIPAEFPAPSFRGAQRQALADIRDAFAGGNDVVLVRAPTGSGKSLLARAIMGAADTVEETSPSEATGAYYTTPQVSQIDDVEADDLLDDLAVIRGKSNYDCILPGEHDTPVNRAPCVRQRGFDCSVKHRCPYFSDRAIASGNRYAAMTLAYFMRTAGSEVFRKRDVVVIDEAHGLAEWAEMYATIDLSPSRVPVWDEVGVPDVEADVAPEEDALDRTARFVESLLDVATHAKDELTGRPELDREEVARRDRLQELASELGWFLEDYRDPESPTTWVVDQPGGEGSAIAIKPLDPARYLRHTVWDRGNKFALLSATILSKEAFCRGVGLDPGNVALVDVDHTFPLENRPLYDVTQGSMTYEHRDETVPKIARLIVRLMANHPDEKGLIHAHSYDIAGRLTELLGEFGVAARVRRHGRDDRDAELAAWRASDKPSVFVSVKMEEALDLRDDLCRWQVVCKAPYRNTNDSRVARRLADGQWAWYHRTALRTVIQACGRVVRAPDDHGVTYLADDSLLDLFDRAEADTPPWFRDQIDAMTTPSLPEFDPAAALAGIDADPSGPAGAGRRRGGGGRPTDDAARGRTRDAGRAGASKSRSESGEGGNAGSDDAGGSGTTRSETDAERRRNHPLSDVWGDG
- a CDS encoding DUF2797 domain-containing protein, yielding MQVVGYETGEGLYVESGGAVELVSADAGDDLAFGLGDRRCAGTVHEGDHIACDAADAPYCEDHSHVWVCARCTGTCLKDEMDCHEEHAMYLAAFAPDVLKVGVTRLWRLETRLREQGADRAAHVRTFPDGRVAREVEAELATRDGLVDRVRVPTKVDGLGRDVDATAWETVLDGFDPIERFAFDYGLDLDERPVAETMAAGTVRGWKGRVLVIDRGGSTYAVDARDLVGYELTEDVPARELQSSLGAFGR
- the menD gene encoding 2-succinyl-5-enolpyruvyl-6-hydroxy-3-cyclohexene-1-carboxylic-acid synthase translates to MTAPNRNTLWARALVNELVAAGVGAVVVSPGSRSTPLTTAAARADDLHVFSQLDERSAAYFALGRARRTGEVTPLICTSGTAAANYHPAVMEADNARVPLLALTADRPPELRDSGANQTADQEKLYGDAVRYYKDLPEPAATDRALRSLRTTVVRAVAAAEGADAGPVHLNVPFAKPLEPTPVDGDVPDDLDPVAASGREGPYVDVTPGAPEPGDDELRRLARALSAADRGLIVAGPADPPGLDAEAVTALSHVTGFPIVADPLSGVRFGGHTRVAPVIGAYDAYLSAALAGDGGSAAAADWDDPDLVVRLGASPTSKRLRKYLAATGADQYQVDPAGRWREAEFAATDLVVAEPNRLCARLSRTASGGDAAPGWRAQWEEADRAALAVHARERDADRAADDGAVDGAGRGSSDGSVEGVDDDAPAFHEGDVLRVVADGLPDPATLFVSNSMPVRDLDRFVGPSTASVTALGNRGVSGIDGIVSAALGAGSATTDDLTLVVGDLGLYHDANGLLAIDRCDVDVTVVLVNNDGGGIFHILPIESFDPPFTAQFKTPHGMDFEPLTDLHGLSYARVEARPDERTESDPESAAADLSAAYAAARDADGSHLIEVRVDAEASHRTRDRLEAAVEGAVHGGD
- the grpE gene encoding nucleotide exchange factor GrpE, which translates into the protein MSDDDAVDVEVESSDGPETDASAATTDESRDAARANGTAAATAGDPSEDAADVEGESLVDAVAEHDADLAAEVAALEDELAEARAELLERDEEIDELTSKLARVRADFSNYKQRAKQKQEDIRERASESLVERITPVRNDLLRALDQEEGSDLRPGVESTLEKFDEVLADEGVEPIEPDPGSDVDPARHQVMLRVESDQPDGTVHEVYEPGYEMGDRVVSEAKVTVSADEE